From one Nothobranchius furzeri strain GRZ-AD chromosome 2, NfurGRZ-RIMD1, whole genome shotgun sequence genomic stretch:
- the LOC129156055 gene encoding zinc finger protein 420-like produces the protein MYSGESLMEFVTKQVAIAREKIRKVEEAMAQFEEGLGGQRRLSDMSWKPQSSSHTADLPQHHVWEKEKDLTAQQLFNQESISCSDQKEPEQLKLCQHEGQLFLNQENLTFTDTPLSEETECHEPEPNRNQPLCQSSTEPENQDQGGCRKENSESNGNEELKLNKRRQRSKDHRDSVGGERQKKQKGAHSGGRSFYCKLCGKSFSHKSHLNIHMRTHTGQKPYPCKTCGKCFTTSSELTTHMRAHTGEKPYPCKTCGKCFRTSSELTTHMRTHTGDKPYSCKTCGKCFTESGNLTTHMRTHTGEKPYSCKTCGKCFRTSGELTRHMRAHTGEKPYSCKTCGKCFTTSSELTRHMRAHTGEKPYSCKTCGKCFRTSSELTTHMRTHTGDKPYSCKTCGKCFTESGNLTTHMRTHTGEKPYSCKTCGKCFRTSGELTTHMRAHTGEKPYPCKTCGKCFTTSSELTRHMRAHTGEKPYPCKTCGKCFTTSGELTTHMRAHTGEKPYPCKTCGKCFTTSSELTRHMRAHTGEKPYSCKTCGKCFRTSGELTTHMRTHTGQKPYSCKTCGKCFRTSSELTTHMRTHTGDKPYSCKTCGKCFTISGHLTTHMRTHTGEKPYSCKTCGKCFRTSGELTTHMRAHTGEKPYPCKTCGKCFTTSSELTRHMRAHTGEKPYPCKTCGKCFTTSSELTRHMRAHTGEKPYPCKTCGKCFTRSGHLTTHMRAHTGEKPYLCKTCGKCFRTSGELTTHMRAHTGEKPYPCKTCGKCFRTSGELTTHMRTHTGEKPYPCKTCGKCFRTSGELTRHMRAHTGEKPYPCKTCGKCFTTSSELTTHMRTHTGDKPYSCKTCGKCFTESGNLTRHMRIHTCET, from the coding sequence ATCTTCCACAGCATCATGTCTGGGAAAAGGAGAAGGATTTGACTGCCCAGCAGCTCTTTAACCAGGAGTCGATCTCCTGTTCAGACCAGAAAGAACCAGAACAGCTAAAACTTTGCCAACATGAAGGACAGCTCTTCCTGAACCAGGAAAATCTTACCTTCACGGATACTCCTCTGTCTGAAGAAACAGAATGTcatgaaccagaaccaaacaggaACCAGCCATTGTGTCAAAGTTCTACAGAACCTGAGAACCAAGATCAGGGTGGATGCAGGAAAGAAAACTCAGAATCAAATGGCAATGAAGAACTGAAACTGAATAAAAGGCGTCAGCGAAGCAAAGATCACAGAGACAGTGTAGGTGGTGAAAGACAAAAAAAGCAGAAAGGGGCTCACAGTGGTGGGAGATCATTTTATTGTAAGCTATGTGGAAAATCTTTCAGTCACAAATCTCATTTAAAtattcacatgagaactcacacaggtcagAAGccttatccatgtaaaacttgtggtaaatgttttacaacCAGTAGTGAATTAACTACACACATGAgagctcacacaggtgagaagccatatccatgtaaaacttgtggtaaatgttttagaaccAGTAGTGAAttaactacacacatgagaactcacacaggtgacaagccatattcatgtaaaacttgtggtaaatgttttactgaaagtggtaacttgactacacacatgagaactcacacaggtgagaagccatattcatgtaaaacttgtggtaaatgttttagaaccAGTGGTGAATTAACTAGACACATGAgagctcacacaggtgagaagccatattcatgtaaaacttgtggtaaatgttttacaacCAGTAGTGAATTAACTAGACACATGAgagctcacacaggtgagaagccatattcatgtaaaacttgtggtaaatgttttagaaccAGTAGTGAAttaactacacacatgagaactcacacaggtgacaagccatattcatgtaaaacttgtggtaaatgttttactgaaagtggtaacttgactacacacatgagaactcacacaggtgagaagccatattcatgtaaaacttgtggtaaatgttttagaaccAGTGGTGAATTAACTACACACATGAgagctcacacaggtgagaagccatatccatgtaaaacttgtggtaaatgttttacaacCAGTAGTGAATTAACTAGACACATGAgagctcacacaggtgagaagccatatccatgtaaaacttgtggtaaatgttttacaacCAGTGGTGAATTAACTACACACATGAgagctcacacaggtgagaagccatatccatgtaaaacttgtggtaaatgttttacaacCAGTAGTGAATTAACTAGACACATGAgagctcacacaggtgagaagccatattcatgtaaaacttgtggtaaatgttttagaaccAGTGGTGAAttaactacacacatgagaactcacacaggtcagAAGCCATATtcttgtaaaacttgtggtaaatgttttagaaccAGTAGTGAAttaactacacacatgagaactcacacaggtgacaagccatattcatgtaaaacttgtggtaaatgttttactatcagtggtcacttgactacacacatgagaactcacacaggtgagaagccatattcatgtaaaacttgtggtaaatgttttagaaccAGTGGTGAATTAACTACACACATGAgagctcacacaggtgagaagccatatccatgtaaaacttgtggtaaatgttttacaacCAGTAGTGAATTAACTAGACACATGAgagctcacacaggtgagaagccatatccatgtaaaacttgtggtaaatgttttacaacCAGTAGTGAATTAACTAGACACATGAgagctcacacaggtgagaagccatatccatgtaaaacttgtggtaaatgttttactagaagtggtcacttgactacacacatgagagctcacacaggtgagaagccatatttatgtaaaacttgtggtaaatgttttagaaccAGTGGTGAATTAACTACACACATGAgagctcacacaggtgagaagccatatccatgtaaaacttgtggtaaatgttttagaaccAGTGGTGAAttaactacacacatgagaactcacacaggtgagaagccatatccatgtaaaacttgtggtaaatgttttagaaccAGTGGTGAATTAACTAGACACATGAgagctcacacaggtgagaagccatatccatgtaaaacttgtggtaaatgttttacaacCAGTAGTGAAttaactacacacatgagaactcacacaggtgacaagccatattcatgtaaaacttgtggtaaatgttttactgaaaGTGGTAACTTGACTAgacacatgagaattcacacatGTGAGACGTGA